In Neptuniibacter halophilus, the genomic stretch ACCATCATGGCCGTTTTCCTGAGGGAAAAGCTGCCGGCCATATTCTCTTTCAATACCCCACTCCGCGTTGATAGGCAGGTGTCGGGCATCCTCTGTTTGTGTCATAAAGCGTTTGATAAGTCGCTCATTTTCCTGCGGGAAAATAGAACAGGTAGCATAAAGCAGTTTGCCGCCTGGTTTCAGCATTGCCCAGCAATTTTGCAGGATATCTGCCTGTAGCTGGGACAATTGATGAATATCTTCACCCTGGCGCAGGTATTTTATATCCGGGTTGCGACGAATAACACCGGTAGCGGAACAGGGAGCGTCCAGCAGGATTCGGTCATAGGCTTGTCCGTCCCACCATGTCTGGGTGGCGGCATCAGCGATATGCAGGTTGGCTTTAAGGCCGAGCCGGCTCAGGTTTTCGGTTATCCGCTCTGCTCGTTTCTCTTCAAGCTCAACCGCGTCTACCTGACTCAGGCCTTTCCCGGCTTCAAGAATATGGCAGAGCTTGCCTCCGGGAGCCGCGCAGGCATCCAGTACCCGTTGGCCGGGTTGAAGGTCAAGGAGTCCGGCACTGAGCTGGGCCGCCTCATCCTGTACGCTGAAAGCACCGACACGGTAGCCCGGCAGTGTTTCGACATTCAGGGATTGTGACAGGCGGATACCCTGCGGGCTGAAACGGGTTGGCTCGGCCTCTGTTACCACATTCAGTTGTGTAAGATAGCTTTCCCGGTCGGTGCGCAGGGCGTTAATACGCAGGGTCAGTGGCGCCTGAAGATTGTTCGCGTTAATAATCTGCTGCCAGTGATCAGGCCAGTTATTTTGCAGCTTTGCGATCATCCATTCAGGATGATTAAAGCGGTAGCTGAGTTCCTGCTCCAGATCGGCTTCAATCGCCTCCCGTTCGCGCTGAAAGCGCCGTAAAAGGGCGTTAATGAGTTTTCCGGCCGGAGCCTTATCGAGTTTTTTACAGGCGTCTACGCTTTCGTTAATAGCTGCGTGGGACGGCACCCGGGTATGAATCAACTGGTACAAGCCGATCAGAGCGACGGCTTTAATATCGATATCCCGGTATTTAAAGGGATGATTCTGCAGCCGTTTAAGGATCGCATTGAGCTGCGGGTGGTAGCGCATGGTGCCGTAGCAGAGTTCCCGCAACAGGCCCCGGTCCTTCTCCGGGCAGCGTCGTTCCAGTGCCGCCATCTGGGTATTCAGGGAGCCCTTGTTTTTCAGTAGCGGGGTGAGTACCTGGCTGGCCAGGGCGCGAACATTGGTTGTCATCGTCTTAGCCTAAACTCAGTCCTGGTGCGAACTGCTCCCGCTTGGAATTAAGTACAGCGGCTGCGTCCATTGGTTTTTTGCCGGGTAGTTGCAGTTGGGTAATCCGCAACGCGCCCTCCCCGCAGGCGACGATAATCGAGCGTTTGTCAGCCGGTAACAATTCGCCGGGTGTGCCCTGCTGCTGCACTGGCTCGGCAGCCAGAAGCTTGACCGTCTCTTCGCCCAGCTTAAAGGTGACGGCAACTCTGGGGCTGAGTGCCCGGATCTTCAGATCGATCTCGCTGGCCGGGGCGTTCCAGTCAATCACGCCTTCCTGTTTATCCAGTTTGTGCGCGTAGGTAGCGAGGCTGTCGTCCTGAGCTTCGGCTCTGGCGCTGCCAAGCTGAAGCTGTTTCAGGGTGGTGATCAGTGCCTCTGCGCCGATTTCGGCCAGTCGGCTGAACAGGCTGGCTGCTGTATCGCTGGTGCTGACAGGCGTATAGACTTTATGCAGCATGGCACCGGTGTCGAGGCCCTCATCCATCTGCATGATGGTGACGCCGGTTTCGGTATCGCCGGCGAGCATAGCCCGTTCTACCGGAGCAGCGCCACGCCAGCGGGGCAGCAGAGAGCCATGAACATTGATACAGCCCAGCCGGGGGGTATCCAATACCGCCTTGGGCAGGAGTATGCCATAGGCAACCACCACCATAATGTCGGCTTCGAGGTTAGCAAGTACTTGCTGTTCGGCTTCGTCTTTCAGACTGTGTGGCTGGTGGACCGGGATGTCATGGGCCAGTGCCAGGTCTTTCACCGGGCGCGGAGCCAGTTGATTCTTGCGTTTGCCCTTCTTGTCCGGCTGGGTGTAGACCGCAATAACCTGATGCTCTGAATCCAGCAGTGCGCGCAGGCTTTCTGCGGCAAAATCAGGGGTGCCGGCAAAGACGATACGGAGTGGGCTGTCTGACATGGGTGTCTCCAAAATAAAACAGGCCTGCGGAGTAATCACGCAGGCCTGTGAACGCTCTTAAAACAGGCGATCAGGCACGCTTTTCCTGCAGTTTATGGGCTTTTTCCAGTTTGCCCTTGATGCGGTTACGCTTGAGCATGGACAGGTAATCAACAAACAGTTTGCCATTGAGGTGATCCAGTTCATGCTGGATGCAAACCGCGAGCAGGCCTTCGGCGACCATTTCATAGGCTTCGCCGTTGTAGTCGAGCGCTTTCAGGCGAATCTTCTGCGGTCGGCTGACGTCTTCGTAGAAGCCGGGAACAGAGAGGCAGCCTTCCTGATATTTCTCCTGCTCATCATCCAGCACTTCAAATTCCGGGTTGATCAGGACCAGAGGTTCGTTCTGCTCTTCTGAAATATCGATAGTCACTACACGCTTGTGAATATTCACCTGTGTTGCTGCCAGGCCGATACCGGGTGCTGCGTACATTGTCTCGAACATATCGTCGATCTGATTACGCAGTTCGTCGGTCACCTCAGCGACAGGTTCGGCGATGGTCCGTAAACGGGGATCGGGATACTCAAGGATGGTCAGTTTTGCCATGATTAGTGTCTGTTTTAGCCGGTTACTGGGTGCGACTGCATGGGAATCAGGCGGTCAAACATGTTAAGTTAGACGCTGTCAGCGGGCACCATTAATTTTAGCTCGATAATTCCGGCTTATAGCCGAAAGATATAATCGAGAACAATAGCGAAAAATATTAATCTGCCTATTATACTGATTAGAACGCTCAATGCATTGTCGTTACTGTTTTCCTCCGCGCTTCCTGTGCGACGGTGGATCACGGTAATAAGGGAACTGGACATGAAAAAATTGTTATGCGGTTTGTTCGCCTTGATGATGGTCGTCATTACGCCTGTTCAGGCGGAAACGCGGAAGGATAATCTTCTCCTCCGGGACGATCACCCCGAAGAGTATGTAGTGGTGAAGGGAGATACGCTGTGGCATATCTCCGGACGATTCCTTCAGAGCCCCTGGAAGTGGCCTGAAGTCTGGGGAATCAACCCTCAGGTCGACAACCCCCATCTGATTTACCCGGGTGATGTCATCTACCTGACCTGGGTTGATGGCAAACCGCGTCTGGGTGTTCGTCGTGACAGCGGCATTTATCCGCGTGCCCGTGTCAGCCCTCTGGAAGATGCAATCCCTGCAATCCCGCTGCGTGACATCATCAGTTTCCTTAACGACAACCGGGTTCTCTCTGAAGATCTGCTGAAAGAGGCACCTTATGTTCTGGGTGGCCAGAGCGAGCGGATCATTGCCGGTGCCGGCGACCGTATCTACGCCCGCGGCACTCTGCTTGAGGATCAGAAGCGTCAGGGCATTTACCGTGCCGCGAATGAATATGTCGATCCGGATACCGAAGAGTTTCTTGGCTATGAGATGCTGAAGATTGCGGAAGCTGACGTAGCGGCGAAAAGCGATGATGTGATTACGCTGGATGTTCGCAAATCAAATAAAGAGGTGCGGGTACTGGATCGGGTCGTGCCGACCGAAGAGGTCCGGATTGAGTCAGTCTTCTACCCTAAGGCTTCCCCTGAAGGGGTGACCGGCCAGGTGCTTTCGGTACTGGGTGGTGTGCGTGACGGAGGCCAGTTCAACGTGGTAGCGCTGAACCGCGGTAGCCGTGAAGGGCTGGAAACCGGGCATGTCTTTGCGATCTACCGCCGCGGCGAGGTGGTGAAGGATCCGGTAACGAAAGAGCTGGTAACCCTGCCGCAGGAGCGATCCGGTGAGCTGATGATCTTTAAAGTGTTTGAGAAAGTCAGTTACGGTCTGATCATGCAGAGCCGGGATGTGGTCTCTATCGGCGATGAGATACGCGAACCATAAGGAATAGCATCTATGTCTGGCGATCCAAAGGAGTGGATCGCCGTTGCTGCCCTCCCCGGTCTGGGAGCGGCTTCTGTCAAACGTCTATGGGATCTGGGCTGGACGCCCGGCAGGTTGTTAGGCGGCTCAGAGCTCGACTGGCAACGGCTCGGTCTTAAATCCTCAACCATCAATGCCTTGCAGCAGTATCATGCAGGTGCTTCCCGAAGTCAGGTGGCTGCTCAAGTTAATCAGGCACTTACGTGGCTGGATAACACCGCTGATGCATCCATACTCCCCCTGACCCACCCTGAATACCCCACTCTTCTGAAGCAGATTCATGATCCCCCCGTTATCCTGTTTGTCAGAGGTGGCCTGACAGCGTTATCACTGCCGCAGATTGCCATTGTCGGCAGCAGGAGCGCTTCTGCGGCTGGTTTGCGTCAGGCGGCGGAGTTTGCCCGTTATCTGGCCGAAAATGGGCTGAGCACCTGCTCAGGGCTTGCTTTGGGGATCGATGCTGCGGCTCATCAGGCCTGCGTGGCACAGCAGGCGCCGACCATCGCCGTACTGGGCACCGGCCTGGATCGTCCCTATCCGCAACGTAATCTGAAGCTGGCAGAACAGATTCTGGCAAATGGTGGATGCTGGGTGAGTGAGCTGTTTCCCGGTTCAGCGCCGCGGGCCGCTCATTTCCCGCGCCGTAACCGGATCATCAGCGGTATGAGTCTGGGGGTGCTGGTGGTCGAAGCCGCTCTCAGGAGCGGGTCTCTGATCACCGCCCGACAGGCAATGGAACAGGGACGGGAGGTATTTGCCATTCCCGGTTCAATTCACAACCCGCTGAGCAAAGGGTGTCATCAGTTACTCCGTGAAGGTGCGCTGCTGGTGGAGAGTGCCACCGACATCATTCAGCCGCTGGCACCGATGCTGGGATATCTGGCCGAAAACGTCACCGGGCCTGCGCCGGAGCCCGATATAACAGCATCATTGACGCCAGCGCAGCAGGCAGTGCTGGCGTGGTTAGGTTATGAATCTCTGACACTGGATCAGCTAAGCACGAGTAGTGGGCTGGATGTGGAAGAGTTGAGTGTTTGCCTGACTGAACTGGAGTTGCTGGGGATTATCGCGCACGCCGGCGGCGTATATCAGCGTTGTTAAAGCCGGCCTCAGCTCTATGGCGCATCTGACAGTGCGCCTCAACGACCTGTTCGAAGGTTCCCTAACACCCTGTTTCTATGGGTTTTGCGTATATAGCTATAGCCGAACAGGAGTTGAAAAAAAACGGTTGAACATTTAGTGTTCAGCCCCTCTTTAGGTAAACTTGCCGCGTTTTGGCAAGCGCCAGTCTGTTGTTTTCACCGGATAAAACGGTGGGGTTGATCATTCGGCAGCAGGTCGGGCTAATTTTGATACTGGGCAACGCAATGTTGCAGGGAACCTTACAAAAGTGAATGTTAATCTGACTCCCGACTGGTGGCATATCAACCAGTCCGTTAGAGCGATACGCCGTGGTGGGGTGATCGCCTATCCTACTGAAGCTGTTTGGGGCCTGGGTTGCGATCCGTTTAATGAGGATGCGGTCTCTCATCTGCTTGCGATTAAGCGCCGTCCTATGCATAAAGGTCTGGTTCTGGTAGCCGCAGATTTACAGCAGATCGATTTCCTGCTTCAGGATCTGAGTGATGATGAATATACCAAAGTGACTGCTAACTGGCCGGGGCCTTATACCTGGATTTTACCCGATAAGCGCGGATTGATTCCGCACTGGATCAAGGGTAAGCATGATGCAGTGGCTGTGAGAGTGAGTGCTCACAAACAGGTGAAAAGGCTGACTGAAGCATACGGATCATTCATTGTTTCTACTTCAGCCAACCCGGCTGCACACGATCCGGCAAAGGATTCATTGAGAGTGAAGACTTACTTCGGAGAAAAGCTCGATTATCTTCTTCCCGGTGAGCTGGGAGATCTGGCTCAGCCGACCCAGATTCGTGATTTAAAATCAGACCGGCTTGTCCGGGCCTGAAAATTTATGTGAGTGATTACTATGTCTGCACCCGATATTGATGCCGTTAAAGACTACTTATTAGGACTGCAGGAGCGCATCTGTGATGCGCTCGAGCGGGCTGACGGTAAAGGAAAATTTGTTCAGGATGAGTGGCAGCGAGAAGCGGGTGGCGGTGGTCGTACCCGGGTGCTGGCCGATGGCGCGATCATCGAAAAAGGGGGCGTGAACTTTTCCCATGTATTTGGTGATCAGTTGCCAGGCTCTGCTACCGCACATCGTCCGGAACTGGCAGGCAGAAATTTTCAGGCGATGGGGGTTTCACTGGTGATTCATCCCCATAATCCTTATATCCCTACTTCCCATGCCAATGTGCGTTTCTTCATTGCCGAAAAGGAAGGTGAAGAGCCGGTTTGGTGGTTCGG encodes the following:
- the rsmB gene encoding 16S rRNA (cytosine(967)-C(5))-methyltransferase RsmB — encoded protein: MTTNVRALASQVLTPLLKNKGSLNTQMAALERRCPEKDRGLLRELCYGTMRYHPQLNAILKRLQNHPFKYRDIDIKAVALIGLYQLIHTRVPSHAAINESVDACKKLDKAPAGKLINALLRRFQREREAIEADLEQELSYRFNHPEWMIAKLQNNWPDHWQQIINANNLQAPLTLRINALRTDRESYLTQLNVVTEAEPTRFSPQGIRLSQSLNVETLPGYRVGAFSVQDEAAQLSAGLLDLQPGQRVLDACAAPGGKLCHILEAGKGLSQVDAVELEEKRAERITENLSRLGLKANLHIADAATQTWWDGQAYDRILLDAPCSATGVIRRNPDIKYLRQGEDIHQLSQLQADILQNCWAMLKPGGKLLYATCSIFPQENERLIKRFMTQTEDARHLPINAEWGIEREYGRQLFPQENGHDGFYYALLEKVAQA
- the fmt gene encoding methionyl-tRNA formyltransferase, whose protein sequence is MSDSPLRIVFAGTPDFAAESLRALLDSEHQVIAVYTQPDKKGKRKNQLAPRPVKDLALAHDIPVHQPHSLKDEAEQQVLANLEADIMVVVAYGILLPKAVLDTPRLGCINVHGSLLPRWRGAAPVERAMLAGDTETGVTIMQMDEGLDTGAMLHKVYTPVSTSDTAASLFSRLAEIGAEALITTLKQLQLGSARAEAQDDSLATYAHKLDKQEGVIDWNAPASEIDLKIRALSPRVAVTFKLGEETVKLLAAEPVQQQGTPGELLPADKRSIIVACGEGALRITQLQLPGKKPMDAAAVLNSKREQFAPGLSLG
- the def gene encoding peptide deformylase; the encoded protein is MAKLTILEYPDPRLRTIAEPVAEVTDELRNQIDDMFETMYAAPGIGLAATQVNIHKRVVTIDISEEQNEPLVLINPEFEVLDDEQEKYQEGCLSVPGFYEDVSRPQKIRLKALDYNGEAYEMVAEGLLAVCIQHELDHLNGKLFVDYLSMLKRNRIKGKLEKAHKLQEKRA
- a CDS encoding LysM peptidoglycan-binding domain-containing protein, translated to MKKLLCGLFALMMVVITPVQAETRKDNLLLRDDHPEEYVVVKGDTLWHISGRFLQSPWKWPEVWGINPQVDNPHLIYPGDVIYLTWVDGKPRLGVRRDSGIYPRARVSPLEDAIPAIPLRDIISFLNDNRVLSEDLLKEAPYVLGGQSERIIAGAGDRIYARGTLLEDQKRQGIYRAANEYVDPDTEEFLGYEMLKIAEADVAAKSDDVITLDVRKSNKEVRVLDRVVPTEEVRIESVFYPKASPEGVTGQVLSVLGGVRDGGQFNVVALNRGSREGLETGHVFAIYRRGEVVKDPVTKELVTLPQERSGELMIFKVFEKVSYGLIMQSRDVVSIGDEIREP
- the dprA gene encoding DNA-processing protein DprA yields the protein MSGDPKEWIAVAALPGLGAASVKRLWDLGWTPGRLLGGSELDWQRLGLKSSTINALQQYHAGASRSQVAAQVNQALTWLDNTADASILPLTHPEYPTLLKQIHDPPVILFVRGGLTALSLPQIAIVGSRSASAAGLRQAAEFARYLAENGLSTCSGLALGIDAAAHQACVAQQAPTIAVLGTGLDRPYPQRNLKLAEQILANGGCWVSELFPGSAPRAAHFPRRNRIISGMSLGVLVVEAALRSGSLITARQAMEQGREVFAIPGSIHNPLSKGCHQLLREGALLVESATDIIQPLAPMLGYLAENVTGPAPEPDITASLTPAQQAVLAWLGYESLTLDQLSTSSGLDVEELSVCLTELELLGIIAHAGGVYQRC
- a CDS encoding L-threonylcarbamoyladenylate synthase encodes the protein MNVNLTPDWWHINQSVRAIRRGGVIAYPTEAVWGLGCDPFNEDAVSHLLAIKRRPMHKGLVLVAADLQQIDFLLQDLSDDEYTKVTANWPGPYTWILPDKRGLIPHWIKGKHDAVAVRVSAHKQVKRLTEAYGSFIVSTSANPAAHDPAKDSLRVKTYFGEKLDYLLPGELGDLAQPTQIRDLKSDRLVRA